In Chitinophaga varians, the following are encoded in one genomic region:
- a CDS encoding non-ribosomal peptide synthetase — MDAILHDANGQQRNAVATDSNQHLADLLKQSSWEEYNSRETLVSLFRKQAARTPDNMAVSFKNHSLTYRELDEKSNQLAHYLLAQGVTTGNYVPVYLERSAEWAIAVLGILKTGAAYIPVDAIYPGKRVAYILEEVEAKVIITQLSLGSRLFQVNHTAVVYLDNLSILQDQPATAPEKIPAPTDLAYIIYTSGSTGQPKGVMISHLSIQHLVTWHQQQYAVTSSSRLSLVAGLAFDISVWECWSALLSGGTLFIADNEERTHAGLLLEFFRRNQLTHAFAPPVLLPELIALSRQTQGLALQYLFSGGEQMKPVLTGGLPFQVIDYYGPTEYTVYAAHRHVVDVDGQYFPTIGMPIANTQAFILDRDLQLLVPGAVGELCISGIGLAQGYFKNPALTDSKFVPHPFVPGQKLYRTGDLARRLPDGNIQFLGRIDNQVKIRGFRVEPGEIEAALLQVPHVKSTAVIAVDNNRQQQQLVAFIVQDHPNEQQGIAMARQQLKQDLPGYMVPARFITLRELPVNANGKVDKAALVRLSSQAVGGNQETAEPLSETEHVIATVWADMLERPYIHHSDNFFDIGGDSLLVAAVVTKLKDRFNVKMYLRDLYQYPELRALATMIDNRVKTGETGIPEEDVEPYVSLQQDAYLLPDVEYQRPFDASVLQHQSAIMLTGATGFVGIHLLQELLDNTSAVVYCLVRARDEHHALDKIHQAFAAYHIPVQDDTRHRIVPVPGDFAQPYLGIADQTYQELAGKVEVIYHSGSSVNFIEPYSFMKKPNVDGLREIIRFAATGKMKCLSLLSTISVYSWGHVFTHKTVMKESDDISQNLLAVSKDIGYVRSKWVMEAVADLAAAAGVPLITFRLGYAICHSQSGASAPYQWWASLVKNCVQYSSYPTLRELREGLITVDYMVKAIVHITKNKEAIGQKFNLICSPETNLTLEQFFGRLMDIYGFKLKPLSYKDWRKQWEDDSTNRLYPLTSLFRDNMHEGLSTVELYQDTYVWHRDNVDKFMQGSGIPEPVFDKAVLDKYLQYLGILVG; from the coding sequence ATGGACGCGATCCTGCACGATGCGAACGGGCAGCAGCGGAATGCTGTTGCAACCGATAGCAATCAACACCTGGCCGATTTATTGAAACAATCATCCTGGGAAGAGTACAATTCCCGGGAAACGCTGGTCTCCCTGTTCCGCAAACAGGCGGCCCGCACACCAGACAACATGGCGGTATCTTTCAAAAACCACTCCCTTACATACCGGGAGCTGGATGAAAAAAGCAACCAACTGGCGCACTACCTGCTGGCGCAGGGCGTGACCACCGGCAACTATGTGCCCGTATACCTGGAACGCTCTGCTGAATGGGCCATCGCGGTATTGGGCATCCTGAAAACAGGCGCGGCCTACATCCCGGTAGACGCTATCTACCCCGGAAAAAGAGTGGCCTACATCCTCGAAGAAGTGGAAGCAAAAGTGATCATCACACAACTGTCGCTGGGCTCACGGCTTTTCCAGGTAAACCATACAGCCGTCGTATACCTGGACAACCTCTCTATTCTTCAGGACCAGCCTGCCACGGCACCGGAAAAAATACCGGCGCCAACTGACCTGGCCTACATCATCTACACCTCCGGTTCTACCGGTCAACCGAAAGGCGTAATGATCAGCCACCTCTCTATCCAGCACCTTGTCACCTGGCATCAGCAGCAGTATGCCGTTACAAGCAGCAGCCGGCTGTCGCTCGTAGCCGGACTGGCATTCGACATCTCAGTCTGGGAATGCTGGTCAGCCCTCCTGTCCGGAGGCACGTTGTTCATCGCTGACAACGAAGAAAGGACCCATGCCGGGCTCCTGTTGGAATTCTTCCGGAGAAACCAGCTCACGCATGCTTTCGCCCCTCCGGTGCTGCTCCCTGAACTGATAGCGCTCAGCCGGCAGACACAGGGACTGGCACTGCAATATCTTTTTTCCGGCGGTGAACAAATGAAACCTGTATTAACCGGCGGACTGCCTTTTCAGGTGATCGATTACTATGGTCCTACGGAATACACCGTATATGCCGCCCACCGGCATGTAGTGGATGTAGACGGACAATACTTCCCTACCATCGGCATGCCTATCGCCAACACACAGGCGTTTATCCTTGACCGTGACCTGCAACTGCTGGTGCCCGGTGCTGTAGGTGAACTGTGCATCAGCGGGATAGGACTTGCGCAGGGTTACTTCAAAAACCCGGCGCTGACAGACAGCAAATTTGTGCCACATCCTTTTGTGCCCGGCCAAAAGCTGTACCGTACCGGTGATCTGGCCCGCCGCCTGCCTGATGGCAACATCCAGTTCCTCGGCCGTATCGACAACCAGGTAAAAATCCGCGGCTTCCGTGTAGAACCAGGTGAGATAGAAGCAGCGCTGCTACAAGTACCACATGTTAAAAGCACCGCTGTGATAGCGGTAGACAACAACCGTCAACAACAACAACTGGTGGCCTTCATTGTACAGGACCATCCCAACGAACAACAAGGCATCGCCATGGCACGGCAACAACTGAAACAAGACCTGCCCGGCTACATGGTGCCCGCCCGCTTCATCACCCTTCGCGAACTGCCCGTGAACGCCAATGGCAAAGTGGACAAAGCGGCGCTGGTAAGGCTCTCCTCACAGGCCGTCGGAGGTAACCAGGAAACTGCGGAACCGCTGAGCGAAACAGAACATGTCATCGCAACAGTATGGGCCGATATGCTGGAAAGACCATATATCCATCACAGTGACAACTTCTTCGACATCGGCGGCGATTCCCTGCTGGTAGCCGCTGTGGTCACCAAACTGAAAGACCGCTTCAATGTGAAAATGTACCTGCGCGACCTGTACCAGTATCCCGAACTGCGGGCATTGGCCACTATGATCGACAACCGCGTCAAAACCGGCGAAACAGGTATCCCGGAAGAAGACGTGGAGCCATATGTGTCCCTGCAACAGGACGCTTACCTCTTGCCTGATGTTGAATACCAACGGCCCTTTGACGCCAGCGTGCTGCAACATCAGTCGGCCATAATGCTCACCGGCGCCACCGGTTTTGTAGGCATCCACCTGCTGCAGGAACTGCTGGACAATACTTCCGCCGTCGTGTATTGCCTCGTTCGCGCAAGAGACGAGCACCATGCGCTCGACAAAATACATCAAGCATTTGCGGCCTATCATATCCCGGTGCAGGACGATACGCGCCACCGCATAGTACCGGTACCAGGAGATTTTGCACAACCATACTTAGGCATCGCTGACCAAACCTACCAGGAACTGGCCGGCAAGGTGGAAGTGATTTATCATTCCGGCAGCTCCGTGAATTTTATTGAGCCTTACTCTTTCATGAAGAAACCCAATGTAGACGGCCTGCGGGAGATCATACGTTTTGCCGCCACCGGCAAAATGAAGTGCCTATCGCTGCTGTCCACTATTTCAGTCTACAGTTGGGGTCATGTGTTCACACACAAAACCGTCATGAAAGAATCGGATGATATCTCCCAAAACCTACTCGCAGTGAGCAAAGACATTGGTTACGTCAGAAGCAAATGGGTGATGGAAGCTGTTGCCGACCTGGCCGCAGCAGCCGGTGTACCGCTGATCACTTTCCGGCTGGGTTATGCTATATGCCACAGCCAGTCGGGCGCCAGTGCGCCTTACCAATGGTGGGCAAGCCTCGTAAAAAACTGCGTGCAGTACTCCTCCTACCCCACGCTCCGCGAACTGCGCGAAGGGCTTATTACCGTAGACTACATGGTGAAAGCCATTGTACATATCACTAAAAACAAAGAAGCCATCGGACAGAAGTTCAACCTGATCTGCTCCCCGGAAACTAACCTTACATTGGAACAGTTCTTCGGGCGCCTGATGGACATCTACGGCTTTAAACTGAAACCGCTGTCTTACAAGGACTGGCGCAAACAGTGGGAAGATGACAGCACCAACCGTCTGTACCCGCTTACCAGCCTGTTCAGGGACAATATGCATGAAGGACTTTCCACGGTAGAACTTTATCAGGACACCTATGTATGGCACCGCGACAACGTGGACAAGTTCATGCAAGGCTCCGGCATACCGGAACCTGTGTTCGACAAAGCCGTATTGGATAAGTATTTACAGTATTTAGGTATACTAGTTGGCTAA
- a CDS encoding aminoglycoside phosphotransferase family protein, with protein MHKPIVDIEQLTAAVIDHYGKITHMEPVPDGMESFAFRVVISGKKYVLRVNHQAEGFEKDDFANRHFAAPGLPVPEIEAIGLLENGVAWCLSAQAPGVTLQDLPEAYLTAVTAPVAAVMQAMAAAPLQGITGFGPFNSRGETRHTSWKTYLESICREEHYDWHAAGKRVPLKRIRPLQEQLLQQLQDIPETRQLVHGDFGSNNVLTDGHKITGVIDWSEAMIGDSLYDMANIFFWRTWLDCMEYQARYFETQPVDKARLDCYQLHIGLTEVYQTAIAGDMDDMDWALVRCEHLAGISR; from the coding sequence ATGCACAAACCCATAGTAGATATAGAACAACTGACAGCCGCGGTCATAGATCATTATGGAAAGATAACCCATATGGAGCCGGTACCGGACGGAATGGAATCTTTTGCATTCCGGGTGGTCATCTCCGGAAAAAAATACGTGCTCCGCGTTAATCATCAGGCGGAAGGCTTTGAGAAAGATGATTTCGCCAACCGGCATTTCGCCGCACCAGGGCTGCCGGTGCCGGAGATAGAAGCGATTGGCCTGCTGGAGAACGGAGTCGCCTGGTGTTTGTCGGCGCAGGCGCCCGGCGTGACATTGCAGGACTTGCCGGAAGCCTACCTGACGGCCGTTACGGCGCCGGTAGCAGCAGTGATGCAGGCCATGGCCGCAGCGCCGCTGCAAGGCATCACCGGCTTCGGTCCCTTCAATTCCAGGGGCGAAACCCGGCATACCAGCTGGAAGACTTACCTGGAAAGCATCTGCCGGGAAGAACACTACGATTGGCACGCAGCAGGCAAAAGAGTGCCCCTGAAACGTATCAGGCCACTGCAGGAGCAACTGTTGCAACAGCTGCAGGACATCCCGGAAACAAGACAGCTGGTACATGGCGATTTCGGTTCCAACAACGTCCTTACCGACGGACACAAGATCACCGGTGTGATCGACTGGTCGGAGGCCATGATAGGTGACAGTCTGTACGACATGGCGAATATTTTCTTCTGGCGTACGTGGCTGGACTGTATGGAGTACCAGGCGCGCTACTTCGAAACACAACCTGTTGACAAAGCACGGCTGGATTGTTACCAGTTGCATATCGGTTTAACAGAAGTATACCAGACGGCCATCGCCGGCGATATGGACGATATGGACTGGGCGCTGGTAAGGTGTGAACACCTGGCTGGTATTTCCCGCTGA
- a CDS encoding RNA polymerase sigma factor: MQDKELWSWYKSGEISGLEGLYNAYYMPLANYGFKFTEDKSLIDESIQDLFQRLWRNRDATGTPPAVKQYLLLSFRQILLRKLQYSPSRLEETFSEEHVPFYLELSYEHPLIRAERAADLKKKVDALTDALTHRQREAIFLKYYEDLSFEEIAAILQINANGTYKLVYRALERLREHFVDFSLLVLLYLLQRR; this comes from the coding sequence ATGCAAGACAAAGAACTTTGGTCCTGGTATAAATCCGGAGAAATCAGTGGCCTGGAAGGGCTGTATAATGCCTATTATATGCCCCTTGCCAATTACGGATTTAAATTCACGGAAGATAAATCACTGATAGACGAAAGCATCCAGGACCTCTTTCAGAGATTATGGCGCAACCGGGATGCAACCGGCACGCCGCCGGCAGTGAAACAATACCTTTTGCTCTCCTTCCGGCAGATCTTACTGCGTAAACTGCAATACAGCCCGTCCCGGCTGGAGGAAACATTTTCTGAAGAACATGTCCCATTTTACCTGGAACTGTCTTACGAACACCCGCTCATTCGCGCAGAGCGGGCAGCCGACCTGAAAAAAAAGGTGGACGCCCTGACAGATGCACTGACCCACCGCCAACGGGAAGCTATCTTCCTGAAATACTATGAAGACCTTTCCTTTGAAGAAATTGCCGCTATTCTGCAAATTAACGCCAACGGCACCTACAAACTGGTGTACCGCGCTTTAGAGCGCCTCCGGGAACATTTCGTAGACTTTTCCCTTCTCGTATTGTTATACCTGCTGCAACGCCGCTAA
- a CDS encoding thioredoxin family protein, translating to MKQFLLYVFLLTGLTAMAQDKGIHFERELSWKDIRAKARKEGKFIFMDCYTTWCGPCKMMSRDIFPQQAVGDFFNGKFISVKVQMDKTAGDDAAVKRWYDDAAAIAREYNVMAYPTFLYFAPDGRLVHLVVGGDSAAAFIASSAQALDPATQYYTRMETMAKNAGNQPDTLKRLAEEARKMYDGRYTALFLQRYLHAVPDIFAPDVVDFLDRFTLSSHDTGFTIFRKNPAKINQVKGARYAENRVQQIIFVEEVYSAPQEGANAGFRPIQAKLKKKYPELTGIVIDKFRLQWYQRNKAYDQFEKAVKVYLKQYNQQLDPRDLSSFARTVGQYATDTAMLRTALSWSERAVKEDPHAETMSVQALLLYKLGDVPAAVRLQETVVNELSAGIANKYKREYQQKVLDKMKGGEKL from the coding sequence ATGAAGCAGTTCCTTTTGTATGTATTCCTGTTGACCGGCCTGACAGCCATGGCACAGGACAAGGGTATTCATTTTGAACGTGAGCTAAGCTGGAAAGATATCCGGGCAAAAGCCAGAAAAGAAGGCAAATTTATTTTCATGGACTGCTACACCACCTGGTGCGGGCCCTGTAAAATGATGAGCCGCGACATTTTCCCGCAGCAGGCAGTAGGAGATTTTTTCAACGGCAAATTTATCTCCGTTAAGGTCCAGATGGACAAAACAGCCGGGGATGATGCCGCTGTAAAACGCTGGTATGACGATGCCGCCGCTATTGCAAGGGAATATAACGTGATGGCCTATCCCACGTTTTTGTATTTTGCCCCCGATGGCCGGCTGGTTCACCTGGTAGTAGGCGGTGACAGCGCCGCTGCGTTTATCGCTTCCTCCGCACAGGCGCTGGATCCTGCAACGCAGTACTACACCCGCATGGAGACGATGGCTAAAAACGCCGGCAACCAGCCGGACACCCTGAAACGGTTGGCCGAAGAAGCCAGGAAGATGTACGATGGCCGCTACACCGCTTTGTTTTTACAACGTTATCTCCACGCCGTCCCGGATATTTTTGCGCCGGACGTGGTGGACTTCCTGGACAGGTTTACCCTCAGCAGTCATGACACCGGCTTTACCATCTTCCGGAAAAATCCGGCAAAAATCAATCAGGTAAAAGGTGCGCGTTACGCGGAAAACAGGGTGCAGCAGATCATCTTTGTGGAAGAGGTTTATTCCGCGCCGCAGGAAGGCGCTAATGCCGGTTTTAGGCCTATTCAGGCAAAGCTGAAAAAGAAATACCCCGAACTGACAGGCATCGTGATAGATAAGTTCCGGCTGCAATGGTACCAGCGCAACAAAGCGTACGACCAGTTTGAGAAAGCAGTGAAAGTCTACCTGAAACAATACAATCAGCAACTTGACCCCAGGGATTTGAGCAGCTTCGCCCGCACGGTAGGCCAGTATGCTACCGATACGGCCATGTTGCGCACCGCCTTGTCCTGGAGCGAGCGTGCCGTGAAGGAAGACCCTCATGCCGAAACCATGAGCGTACAGGCGTTGCTGTTGTATAAACTGGGAGATGTCCCCGCAGCTGTCCGTTTACAGGAGACAGTAGTGAATGAGCTTTCCGCCGGAATAGCAAACAAATACAAAAGAGAATATCAGCAGAAAGTGCTTGATAAGATGAAAGGCGGTGAAAAGCTATAA
- a CDS encoding AAA family ATPase, with amino-acid sequence MPFIRSFSLNCSRQHPFPFNVPGVRFARNIALDDRITVFAGDNGCGKSTLLETIGLYLDAPLIGGRIGGRQGFEGPRALQPFLEIQQVRRPLKSFFFRAEDFSEFLYALRRDRNRNAAHLDELKGAVADSVIEEMNNNMNPTLKSMYKDYGDSMQAFSHGEAYLKIIGEHISDNGIYLLDEPEAALSPQKQLTLMAYLLDMLKSRNTQFIISTHSPILMGIPGARLYEIQEEGIQQVDFRDTEHYRITHSFLNNPEMYLRYL; translated from the coding sequence ATGCCTTTTATCCGTTCTTTCTCGCTCAACTGCAGCAGGCAGCACCCTTTCCCCTTCAATGTGCCGGGCGTCAGGTTTGCCCGGAATATCGCGCTGGACGATCGTATCACTGTTTTTGCCGGTGACAATGGTTGTGGGAAATCCACCTTGCTGGAAACGATCGGCCTTTACCTGGACGCGCCGCTGATAGGCGGCCGTATTGGCGGCAGGCAAGGATTTGAAGGGCCCCGGGCATTACAGCCCTTTCTGGAAATACAACAGGTGAGAAGGCCCCTGAAAAGTTTTTTCTTCCGCGCCGAAGACTTCAGCGAATTCCTGTACGCGCTCAGGCGCGACCGCAACAGAAATGCCGCCCACCTGGACGAATTGAAGGGAGCAGTCGCCGACAGTGTGATCGAGGAGATGAACAACAACATGAACCCGACCCTGAAAAGCATGTACAAAGATTATGGCGACTCGATGCAGGCCTTTTCCCACGGAGAAGCCTATCTGAAAATCATTGGCGAACATATATCCGATAACGGTATATACCTGCTGGACGAGCCCGAGGCGGCCCTTTCGCCGCAGAAGCAACTGACGCTCATGGCCTATCTGCTCGATATGCTGAAGAGCCGTAATACACAGTTTATCATCTCCACCCATTCACCTATCCTGATGGGCATTCCCGGTGCAAGGCTATACGAAATACAGGAAGAGGGGATACAACAGGTGGATTTCCGGGACACGGAACATTATCGCATCACGCACTCTTTTCTCAATAACCCTGAAATGTACCTGCGGTACCTGTAG
- a CDS encoding aminoacyl-histidine dipeptidase has translation MEITKLAPQPLWQYFSQLNAIPRASKKEEKAVAFVEAFGRQLGLETIKDAVGNVCIKKPATAGMEDRQTVILQSHLDMVHQKNGDTVFDFDTQGIEMYVDGDWVRARGTTLGADNGIGVATIMAILAATDIAHPAIEAMFTIDEETGMTGAMQLDPAPYTGTILLNLDTEEDDEITIGCAGGLDTNTSGTYQQVSAAAGGAAYEITIKGLLGGHSGMDINRGRGNANKLMNRLLYKVRQSVDLQLASLDGGSLRNAIPRESHAAVVVPGADKARFEELAKAFAAVLKEEYKTVETALTVEIKPVATPASVMEPAYFDKLLRAIYAAPNGVFRMSPDVPGLVEASNNIAKVTAKEGKFITQSLQRSNVDSTKEDVALAVRSAFENMGCEVVQAGGYPGWKPNPESPILQVLLSLHGKHFESSPKVGAIHAGLECGILGSLLKGPDMISFGPTIRGAHSPNECVRISSVEKFYAFLLDILKEIPKR, from the coding sequence ATGGAAATAACAAAACTAGCCCCGCAACCGTTGTGGCAATATTTCAGTCAGCTGAACGCCATTCCCCGGGCCTCCAAGAAAGAAGAGAAAGCAGTCGCCTTCGTTGAGGCATTTGGCCGTCAGCTGGGGCTGGAAACGATAAAAGACGCTGTCGGCAACGTGTGCATCAAAAAGCCGGCGACCGCCGGTATGGAAGATCGCCAGACCGTTATCCTGCAATCCCACCTGGACATGGTACACCAGAAAAATGGCGATACCGTATTTGATTTTGATACCCAAGGTATTGAGATGTATGTGGACGGTGACTGGGTACGCGCCCGTGGCACTACGCTCGGCGCAGACAACGGCATCGGCGTGGCCACCATCATGGCTATCCTGGCAGCTACCGATATCGCGCATCCCGCTATCGAAGCCATGTTCACCATAGACGAAGAAACAGGTATGACCGGCGCCATGCAGCTGGACCCTGCTCCTTATACAGGCACCATCCTGCTCAACCTCGATACGGAAGAAGATGATGAAATCACCATCGGTTGTGCCGGTGGTCTCGATACCAATACCAGCGGGACCTATCAGCAAGTGTCTGCCGCAGCCGGCGGCGCTGCTTATGAGATTACCATCAAAGGCCTGCTGGGCGGTCACTCCGGTATGGACATCAACCGCGGCAGAGGCAATGCCAACAAGCTAATGAACCGCCTGCTGTACAAAGTGCGGCAGTCCGTTGACCTACAGCTGGCTTCTCTCGATGGCGGCAGCCTGCGTAATGCTATCCCGCGTGAATCCCACGCTGCGGTAGTGGTGCCGGGCGCTGATAAAGCCCGCTTTGAGGAGTTGGCCAAAGCATTTGCCGCTGTGTTGAAGGAAGAATACAAAACGGTGGAAACAGCGCTGACAGTGGAAATCAAGCCGGTTGCTACACCAGCTTCCGTCATGGAACCGGCCTATTTTGACAAACTGCTGCGTGCTATCTATGCCGCGCCCAACGGCGTGTTCCGTATGAGTCCCGATGTTCCGGGCCTGGTGGAAGCATCCAACAATATCGCTAAGGTGACGGCCAAAGAAGGGAAGTTCATCACCCAGTCACTGCAACGCAGCAACGTAGACAGCACCAAGGAAGATGTAGCCCTCGCGGTACGGTCGGCCTTTGAAAATATGGGCTGTGAAGTAGTGCAGGCCGGCGGTTATCCCGGTTGGAAGCCTAACCCGGAGTCTCCGATACTGCAGGTATTGTTGTCCCTGCATGGCAAGCACTTCGAATCCAGCCCGAAAGTAGGCGCTATCCACGCCGGACTGGAATGCGGCATCCTGGGCTCGCTGCTCAAAGGACCGGACATGATTTCTTTCGGGCCTACTATTCGCGGCGCGCATTCACCGAATGAATGTGTGCGGATATCTTCCGTAGAAAAGTTCTATGCATTTTTGCTGGATATTTTGAAGGAGATACCGAAACGTTAG
- a CDS encoding DUF6731 family protein, whose product MSNTRFYMFHVVVTPKVDSEIRSFKEMLDHIPSSTDPMKKNDNKFNLDGDVVKRNGIYRGTFCLSQGNSLPPKVKFGSEPQNLELDEDEGLGYYTSFFYDSDTQMIMVQYNRNGITANGIASFFKKNFSEFIRKIEFKVVINPADLLRLGDFTEIRKVELSIAQIQGGGVLANDGVMRSFNELNSISDKTNANTINITLGMGFASGGMRRSAISNLLRLLQRADQGQGSITKMEVTGKEEDEGAMKVIDFITNKVIIDVSLPRYRHMNPTTLRSIINDAIVQYDLIKPQIATYRVRSRPEE is encoded by the coding sequence ATGAGCAATACGAGGTTTTATATGTTTCATGTTGTAGTCACTCCTAAAGTAGATTCCGAAATTAGATCGTTCAAAGAAATGTTGGATCACATCCCTAGTTCCACGGATCCTATGAAAAAAAATGATAATAAGTTTAATTTAGATGGAGATGTTGTGAAGCGAAACGGAATTTATAGGGGAACTTTCTGCCTTAGTCAGGGAAACAGTTTACCTCCAAAGGTCAAGTTTGGGTCAGAACCTCAGAATTTAGAATTGGACGAGGATGAAGGCCTTGGCTATTATACTTCTTTTTTTTATGATTCTGATACCCAAATGATAATGGTACAGTACAATAGGAATGGCATAACGGCGAATGGTATAGCGTCTTTTTTTAAAAAGAATTTTAGTGAGTTTATCAGGAAAATCGAATTTAAAGTAGTGATTAATCCTGCGGATTTATTGCGTCTTGGAGATTTTACTGAAATTAGAAAGGTGGAATTGTCAATAGCTCAAATACAGGGTGGAGGTGTCCTAGCAAACGATGGCGTTATGAGATCATTTAATGAATTAAATTCTATATCAGATAAAACCAATGCAAATACCATCAATATCACCTTAGGAATGGGTTTCGCATCTGGTGGGATGCGCAGAAGTGCTATCTCAAATTTATTAAGGTTATTACAACGTGCAGATCAGGGTCAAGGAAGCATCACTAAAATGGAGGTGACAGGTAAGGAAGAGGATGAGGGAGCCATGAAGGTAATCGATTTTATTACCAATAAAGTGATAATTGATGTATCTTTACCAAGATATCGACATATGAACCCTACCACACTTAGAAGTATAATTAACGATGCTATAGTGCAGTATGATCTGATAAAACCCCAAATTGCAACTTACAGAGTACGATCTAGACCCGAAGAATGA
- a CDS encoding TerD family protein, whose translation MAINLQKGQRIDIGLSSISVGLGWEPNEGTGAAFDLDASAFMIDDNRTIPEERYFVFYGNTDSPDGALHHTGDDPTGGNSDGGDDETITVDLTKVDPRVKEILFVVTIHDAIARRQNYGQVRDSYIRIVDNATSQEIAKYELGEDFSIETGVEFGRLYVKDGQWKFEASGKGYKEDLAFFLSKYFKGQIIK comes from the coding sequence ATGGCTATTAACTTACAAAAAGGACAAAGGATTGATATTGGCCTGTCCAGCATCAGTGTGGGACTGGGATGGGAGCCGAACGAAGGTACTGGCGCGGCTTTCGACCTCGACGCATCTGCCTTTATGATCGATGACAACAGAACGATCCCTGAAGAACGTTATTTTGTATTCTATGGCAATACCGACTCTCCTGACGGCGCGCTGCATCATACCGGTGACGACCCTACGGGCGGCAACAGTGACGGCGGCGATGATGAAACCATCACGGTAGACCTGACAAAAGTAGACCCGCGTGTAAAAGAAATTCTCTTTGTAGTCACTATTCACGACGCGATCGCCAGAAGACAAAACTATGGCCAGGTAAGAGATTCGTATATCCGTATCGTTGACAACGCTACCTCACAGGAGATCGCCAAATACGAACTGGGTGAAGACTTCTCCATCGAAACCGGCGTGGAATTCGGCCGCCTGTACGTAAAAGACGGTCAATGGAAATTTGAAGCTTCCGGTAAAGGCTACAAGGAAGACCTGGCATTTTTCCTCTCTAAATATTTTAAAGGACAGATCATTAAATAA
- a CDS encoding TerD family protein yields MAINLVKGQTIDLRKNDQGEEFDLSTVTIGLGWDVRQKKAEGGFFGKIFGGGQKEEEYDLDAVAFLLDNNGKVANLGRTVQTRDGRSQGLYEGDVVFFNSMKHPSGHIWLTGDNRTGAGDGDDEQIIIKLDQMDQRYQKILFMVTIYQGRTNNQHFGMIDNAFIRAVDARGKEIAKFSLSGDSTYNGMCSMTFAEIYRKDGAWKFRALGNPHPSDSFIDELKTMVYS; encoded by the coding sequence ATGGCGATCAATCTCGTAAAAGGTCAAACTATCGACCTCCGTAAAAATGACCAGGGAGAAGAATTCGATCTCTCTACCGTTACCATTGGCCTCGGCTGGGACGTAAGACAGAAAAAAGCTGAAGGTGGTTTCTTCGGAAAAATTTTCGGAGGCGGGCAAAAAGAAGAAGAGTATGACCTCGATGCTGTTGCCTTCCTGCTGGACAACAACGGCAAAGTGGCCAACCTCGGCCGTACCGTGCAAACACGCGATGGCAGAAGCCAGGGCCTGTATGAAGGTGATGTGGTGTTCTTCAATTCCATGAAACACCCTTCCGGCCATATCTGGCTCACCGGCGATAACAGGACCGGCGCCGGCGATGGCGACGATGAACAGATCATCATCAAACTGGACCAGATGGACCAGCGCTACCAGAAAATCCTGTTCATGGTGACTATCTATCAGGGACGTACGAACAATCAGCACTTCGGTATGATCGACAACGCGTTCATCCGCGCAGTAGATGCCAGAGGCAAAGAAATCGCCAAATTCAGCCTCTCCGGTGACAGCACCTACAACGGCATGTGCTCCATGACGTTTGCAGAGATTTACCGTAAAGACGGCGCCTGGAAATTCAGGGCTCTCGGTAACCCGCACCCGTCCGACAGCTTCATCGATGAACTGAAGACAATGGTGTACTCCTGA